The Leptospira sp. WS60.C2 genome includes the window TACAGAAAGAATCGGCATAAGTACTTTATATTCCGGTTTTGTGAATCCACATTGTTTTCCTAGTTCTGCTAGGGTTGCCATTTTGTAATTGTTTACATGGTCTTTGGCTTCTAAGTAGTGCACGTCTTCTTTCATCCCTTTTAACTTCACCTTGAGATTGGCTTTTGCCAACTGGATAGGGAAATTGGGAGTTTGTAAAAACAATACCCCACCAGGTTTCAGAAGTCCATGTAGATAGGTAAGAAGAGAATGGGGTTTTGGAATGTGTTCGATCACATCCCAAAGAGTGATGATATCAAAACTTTCTTTTGGTAATTTGGAATCTTGCACAAGTCCGGCATAAACAGTCTTCATTCCATTTTGTTCGTTGGCAAACTTGACCGCTTGTTTGGAGATTTCATACCCAACAGCTGTCCATCCTGGCTTTTGTGTGAGGACCGCTTTGACAAAAAAACCTAACCCACAACCGACATCTAAAAGATTGCCTTTGGGTTCTTTTAGATAGGTTTTGATAAAATCGGCATACACGGCTCTGTGAGCATTGTCCCACCATTCTAAATCATACGTTTGTTCTGCGCCGTCCCAGTATCCTTCGTAGTGTTCTTCTTGTTCGTAAGAAGAGTATACATGACCACAATTTTGGCATTCCAAAATAGGAATTCCATTCTCATTAAAAACGGATTTGGACTCAGTAGATTGGCAAAGGATACAAGATTTCATGTTCGATACTGTCAGTCTAATCCTTGGGAACAAGGGTCAAACTAAAAATCCTTGATAGAACTTGCCAAGGACACTGACCAAAAAATCATTGAGTGAAAAGAGAGGAACCGATGAAAATCAACTTCACCAAAATGGAAGGGATCGGAAATGACTACGTATACATTGATGCTACGAAAAATGACATCCGACTCACACCAGAACAAATCCAAAAACTATCTGACCGCAATTTTGGGATCGGTGGCGATGGAGTGATTTTCATCCGCAATTCTAAGTCAGGTGAGTTCCAAATGGATATGTACAATTCTGATGGAAGTTCTTCTGAAATGTGTGGCAACGGTGTTCGTTGTGTTGGTAAATTTGTGTATGACCACGGTCTCACCAAAAATCAAAAACCAACCATTGAAACAGGAAAAGGAGTCCTCACCTTAGATTTAAAAACTGGAACCAATGGCAAAGTCGAAATGGTAACTGTGGACATGGGAGAGCCCATTCTCAAACCAAACCTTGTACCAATCGTATGGCCAGGGGAAGACCCTGTGATCAACCAAGAGATTGAAGTCCAAGGAAAAAAATATCGTTTTACTGCTGTTAGTATGGGAAATCCACATTGTGTGATTTATGTGGATGATGCGGATGCCTTTCCTGTGAGAGAAATTGGTCCCATCATTGAAAACCATCCTCTGTTTCCAAGACGCGTGAATGTAGAATTTGTATCAGTCCGAGGAAAAGACCATCTCTACCAAAGAACTTGGGAACGAGGAACAGGAGAAACCCTGGCATGCGGAACTGGGGCATGTGCTGTGACAGTCGCTTCCATTCTCAATGGCAAAACCGGACGTTCTGTACAAATTGACCTAAGAGGCGGAACCCTTCACATTGAATGGAAAGAAAATGGATCGGTGATGATGACAGGTCCAGCCAAAGAAGTGTTCTCGGGAGAAGTGGAAATTTAGCGAAAACGTACGTCCAAACGTCTACGAAAGTAGGTTACTTTTTTAAATAGTCTACTTTTTGTAATTCACCCATGCGCCGTTTCGTTTCTTCGGAAACGGCCACCATACCCTTGTCAAGCGGTAGGTGAGCATAGTTTTCATACTTGATCACCTCACCAAATACCACATTGATCTTTTTGTAGACCACTCTTCGTTTGATGTCGCAAACTTCTTTGGGCATTCCCATAAAGGCACGCACAAGCGGTGGGATCGGGTAATCGGTGATGGTTTCTTCTTCGGGGATGATGACAGAAGGCAAAATATCAACTTTGTTACGCAAACTAAAGGCAGCAAACCCAGAGTGGAAATTGGCAAGAGGAGCAGAGAAATCATTCTGCACCATGTAATCATGACCTTCTGGAAAAATCCCAAGCACGTCTCCATTTTTGAAGACTTGTTGGACCTTTTTGATACTAGCCATCGAGATGTTTCCATCGATCGCCATGGGAATGGTTCCTGTTTTTTCCACGAAGTCTTTGAAAAGAGGAATCCTCGTTGTATACTCGGCTGCGATCCAAGAGATAAACCTTGGGAACACAGAACCAATCACAAAGGGATCCATATCACTTCTATGATTGCATGTGAGGATGAGCTTTCCGGTAGGAACAATGTTATGGTATCCGTAAACCGTTGTGTTCACAGCCAAATTAAAAAACGGAGTGACAAACTTTTTGATGTTCTCGACGTTTTTTTTGGCTTGGTCTACGGTATTTTCCATTTCAATCTCCTAAAATTTTTTGCCACCAGGATTTGGTAGCATTGCCACTGTTTGGTTTTCTTGGCTCTGCACTTGGATTCTCTCCACTCACATCTCTCGGGTCAGTCGTAGGGGCGTTTGGCATCCGTTTTTTCCCTACATGGGGGCTCGGCACAGTGCGTTTGATTTCCTCCAATTCTTTTTGAGCAGAAGCATTGGACTTAATAAAGGCGCGGATTTCATCCCATTGGGGATCAAAATCATTTCCATACATGGCATAATTCATAAGATCAATACGATCAAAATCGGGCATGTTCAAGATTGAAAGTGATGCCTGAACAAATTCAATCCAATTTTTATTTGGGTACTCTAGAATGAGGGAGGCCATTTCCGAAAATAATAAGGTGAGAGATAGAATCGAGTCGAAGAGACATAAGATCAAAAAAACAAACCAGAACACATCCCCATTGCCGAAAAACGTAATTCCGTTTCCGGTCCAGCCCAATAAGGAGAAAATTTTCCATTTATGTGAAGATTTGTTTTACGAGCCGAACGAGGGAAAAGAAGCTTAGAGATGATGCAAAAACGAGTATTGCTCTTATTATTTTTTTACCTACTGTTCCAAAACTCTATGTGTTTGAAACTATGGATTGTTTCGTCAAAAATGCGTACGACTGAGGACGCTCGGGACAACAAATCCTACCAAAAAACGAGAAGTTTTCTCAAAGCAAAACAATGGTTGGAATACAAATTAATGCCTGAACTTTCCAAAATCGAATATGAAAACCAAGAAACGGGAGAACTGAGAGGTACTGGTCTCATCAAGTGTTACGTTCCTTATGGGATTGGAGAAGTGGATGCGAATGAACATGAATTTGAATACATTGTGAAAGTAAGAGATGGTCACGCTGAAATGCAGATCAATAAAATCTTTTCGTTCATTCGGGATCCCAATGACATTATTTTAAACTATGGACCTAAAAATGAAAAGGTAGCCAAGGTAACGATTCGTTCTTGTTTTAGACCGTTACTTGACGATTTTTTTGAGTTTATTAAATAAGATACTTGGATTAGTAACCGAGAGGATTGCCCACCGTGCTTCCAGTAGAACCGAATGTATTGGTTCCAGTGGGAGAATCCGTAAGTCCATAGTAGTTTAGATTTTGTGAATTTCCATTTTGATTGGTTGTTGGAGATTGGGATGAGTTGGAAGATGAATTTGCATTCGAATATCCATCATCTTTCAATAAATCTAAGATATCTTTTGTATTGACCAACTTGATTTCGTTACATGATGAAAACAAGGAAGTGAGAGTCAGGAGAACCAACACAAATTTCATATTCACCATAGTGAATCATTTGAAATTTGGATTCAACCTTTTATTCCCTTTTTTTCGGGAAGATTTCAAGCAGGGAAGGAATAAATCTTTTCCTTTGATTCTCTTCCTTTGAGTTCAAATTCCCCTTCTGATTGTAGTTTGCTTTGGATCGAATTTGGTAACAAGTTTGCCGTATTTTCCGTGATCAGAAGGTTCTTTTGTAATCCTTTGCATAGACCCTCTACACGAGAGGCAGTGTTGACAGTATCTCCAATCACAGTAAACTCCATTCGATTGGTGGAACCTATATTTCCCACTAGCAAACTTCCTGTATGAATCCCAATTCCCATCTTCAATTCCGCTAATCCTTCTTTTAGAAACTGCGAGTTTAAAATATCTAAATTCTTTTGCATTTCAAGTGCTGTTTGGAAAGCACGGTTTGGGTGATCGGGCATCGGCATGGGAGTACCAAACACTGCCAAAATCGCATCTCCAATGAATTTGTTGATAAACCCACCATGGATTTCAATCGCGTTACTCATTTCTTGGAAGTATCGATTGAGAATGTATAACACTTCTTCGGGTGTTCGTTTCTCCGAAAGTTTTGTGAAATCTCGTAGATCAGAAAAGAGAATAGTTGCTTCTACTACCTTTCCACCTAGACTGTGTTCGTTGGAAAGTAAATAGTCTCTGACTCTTGGATCCACAATTCTACCAAATGTGTCTTTGATCCTTTCCCGTTCTGCAAGTCCCTCCGCCATTTCATTCACGGCATCACCGAGAAGACCCATTTCATCAGAGCTATAAATAAAAACTCTTGTATCAAACTTTTGTTCTTTGATGAGTTCGGTTGCATCTTCAATTTGATTGAGCGGGTGTTGTAAACTGATCGCAAAAGTGACTGAAAAAACAAAGGAGAAGAACAACATGATGGCAATCATTTCAAATAAAACATCTGTATAAACTAATTGATGCAAATGAAAAATATTTTTGTTTGTTCTTTGTAATAACCCAAAAATTAGAAGGATGATGGGAAATAATGTGGAAGCTGTCCAGAATATAATTTGTTTTGTAACGATTGAAAATTGTTTTCCTTTCGCATATTTTCCGAGTCCTCCATTTGGAAATACAAAAGGGATGATTAATATTTTGTTTAGATAGTTTGTTGTGGAGTATGAAAATGTAAATGCAAAGAGACCCCAAAATGCAAATAGGATGGTGACGGTTAATAAACTCTGAGGAGGTGCTGCTGGAAATAAAGTGTCAATACGAATGACCGATAAAAACGTAGATAACTCCCATCCAATGAATCCAAATAAACTTATTATGATCGGTGAATGGACAATTCGATGACGAGCTTTTTCTTCCGAAAGGAAATTACATTTCTCTTTTTTAAAGAGATAATTGGAAACAGGGAGACTATAAAAAAATAAGATAAGTGTTATGATCGGGAAAGGTGCCCATGTTAGTGCAAATAAGGTGGTATCGTTGGTTGCTCTAGTGGCGTCAAACAAGACCAAAAATCGTTCTGGCAAAAATGCAGAACTTGTATAGTTCGCAAAGATTAACGTGAAAAGACAGGCAGAGAAAGGGACAATCAAATAGATACAAAGGAATGCGAAAAATTGAATTCTCTGTTTTGGTAACATCGTGATTCAATATAGATCACAAATGTTACTTTTTCAATGCTCTTTTTGTCAAAATCCTTTGCACTTGGATGTGTTTTGCATCTGTCAGTGGAAAAAATAAAAAAATGATCGATCCAAGAATGAAGAAAAACCCCACACCCGGTCCAAAGATCATAGCAAGCCGAAATCCTACTTCTGGTGATTGCGTTGTGAGTCCATTTTGGAATCCAATGATATCCAGTAAAAATCCAGTGATGGCAATTCCAAAGGCTTGAGAAAACTTCACGCCCATTTTCCAAATGCCAAAGTAGAGTCCCTCTCGTTTTTCTCCCGTTTTGTATTCGTCGTAGTCAACAACATCTGTGAGAATCGAGTCCATGATCAAAATGGAACCGGCGAAGATTCCTCCAAAAAAAGCAGCAATGAGAGGTGGTCTAAGCTCACCATAAGGGAATAAAGGATACACAATGACAGTGAGGAGTCCTAGTCCAAAGATTCCAGAAAACGCAGGAATCTTTTTGCCAATTCGTTTTGAAATCCAAACCCAAAAACCAATGGATAACATTAGAACGAGAAAGAAGGGTAGTAGGATATTGATCACAACTTGTGACTCTTTTAAACCCAAACGATATTCATAATAATACAAGGCAATCGCTGAGTTAAACGTTCTTCCGATCGTTGCAATGACGAAGGCAAATAACAAAATCAGAAACATTCTGTTTTTTAAGACAGATCCAAAGGAAGCAAAAAATGGTAATTGTTTTTCTCGATCGGTTCGAATATTGTCTTTTCCTTTGGTGACCCAAAACGTGATGACAGAGGAAGCTAAAATGACAATAGAAACAATCTCACCAGCGACAGTTCGAGAAGTGATGATGTTTTCTTTCATTGTCTCATCACCTAAAGATTGTAAGATGGCTGCAGGTACAATCATTCCGATGAGCATTCCGATATTGCTAAAAAACAATCTCCAGCCAAAGACAGATGTTCTTTCGTTTCTTTCGAAACTAAGTTCTCCACCGAGTGCTATGTGTGGTACTGAAATGATGGTCATGGCTGTGTTCACCAAAAGGTAAACACTTAATAGATATGAAAACTTACCCAATTGGGAGGAGATTTGAGGAGGAGAAAAAAGGAGAAGAACTGAAATGGATAATAAGACCCCACCAATCAAAATATAGGGACGTCTTCTTCCGAATCGTGTATGTGTATGATCGGAAATTCTTCCCATGAGTGGGTCACTAATCGCATCCCAGATGACAGAAATGGCTAAGGCAATTCCTGCCAAACTTGAGTTTAAACCGACGATCTCTGTGTAGTATTTGAGAAGATAAATTTGAGTAAAAAGTTGAACGGCTGTTATGCCAGTTTCTGCAAACCCATATCCCATTTTTACGGGTAGTTTTAGCTTAGATTGGTTCATTCATGGTTCCAACTATTGGACGGTTGAAATCAAAAAATCTGGGAAATAAATTGTACGAACTGACCGAATCGAGTGAATCAAAGTCAAATTTGTTCACATCTTTTGATAAGCGATGCGGATGAGGGAAAAATCATCGATCACTTGCCCAAGACTGTCAACCTCTTGAATGATGGATTCTAAGTGACCTTTTGTTTTTTCAACCACTTCCAAAAAGATTTCGTCTTCCGAAAGAACCTCCCATTCTCCCTCTCTGTTTTTGGAGAGAAGGTCATCTTTTCCATCTGATCCAATGAATAGGATGTCATTTGGTTGGAGTTGGAATTCGTTCACCTCTTGGATGGGGATGGCGCCAAGGGTTCCTAGTTTACGATAGGAGATCATCGGGTACAAAAAGTTCGACTTTCCATTTCGATACAAAACAATCATTGGATGTTCTGCGTTTAGAAAGTAAAGTTTTCCTGTGTCTTCTTCAATGAGGCCCAAAATCAAAGAAACTAGCATGGTTCCATCAAAGGTTTCGAAAATCAATTGAAGGTCCATCAAAGTGGATATTAGCCAAGTTTCAGGACTTAGGTTTTTAAATCCTGGATCTGCTTTTGTTCTTTGAACGACGGATTGGAAGACAGAGCCAAAAACAAGGGCGCCACCTGCCCCTTGCATGGATTTTCCCATGGCATCGGCATTCACAAATAACAAAAACTTTCGATCCTGCAGATGGATGGTGTGTGAGATATTGATATCGCCACCAATTTCAAATTTTTGATTTTTGAATTCAAAGGCTTTCTTTTGGCGAAGAAAATGATCCACAACAAAGTTTGTGCTATTGACATCTTTGATCGCAAAAGGATTTAAAAGTTGGTAAATTAAAAAGTAATCACCATCTTGTTGGATTTTTAACTGACTAATATCGATGAGAGATTGGTTCAATTCATCGGTTCGTAAGTTTACTTTTTCCTCTAATCCTTCATTTAAATTTCGAATTTCTGCATACATATCCTTTAATGTACCGATGACGGAATTTAGATATAATGCTTGTTTTGCGAAATCGTCACTTGATTTTGCAGTCACGATGACATCAAAATTTCCTTTTGCCAATTCTCCTAAAGAGCGACTGGTTTCGTTTAGACCTTCTTTTACTGATTTGGCAACCACATACGAACAAACAATCAATGGGATCACGAAAATAAATGAAACTGTGACGATGGGTATCATTGGATCAGCAACGGCAAACTCACCCGTTGCTAAGGAATATAAGATATAGGAAAAGATGACGAATGGTAAAGCCGCCAAACTGAAGAATGCGACAAGGATCCGAGTGAAGTAATTGAATTTTGGGATGTCCTTTTCTTGTAACTCGACACTTTGAAATTGAGGTAAATCAAATAGATTCCGGATGGAATTTTCAGTGATAAAATAGTAGGTCACAAAGGAGATTGGGGCAATCATCACAAATGTAAAAAAAGCAGATCTGGCAACAGATGGGGTGTATTCCACCAAATAAAAAAACAAAAGACTGATAGGAATCACACCAGAGAGCCAGCGTAAGACGATAATGATGGCTTCAATGAGTGGGTATCGAAAAAGAAGGATTTTTACTGATTTTGCATATTCTTTCTCTTCGTGAGAAAGGGGATTGGAACCGTCTGTTTGCAATCGCAATCGTTCTATTTTTGCAAAAAGAAATTTTAAGAGCAAGTGTCGGATAAAAGTACCTAATAGCCCAATTCCAATGGCAAATACGAGA containing:
- the dapF gene encoding diaminopimelate epimerase, whose amino-acid sequence is MKINFTKMEGIGNDYVYIDATKNDIRLTPEQIQKLSDRNFGIGGDGVIFIRNSKSGEFQMDMYNSDGSSSEMCGNGVRCVGKFVYDHGLTKNQKPTIETGKGVLTLDLKTGTNGKVEMVTVDMGEPILKPNLVPIVWPGEDPVINQEIEVQGKKYRFTAVSMGNPHCVIYVDDADAFPVREIGPIIENHPLFPRRVNVEFVSVRGKDHLYQRTWERGTGETLACGTGACAVTVASILNGKTGRSVQIDLRGGTLHIEWKENGSVMMTGPAKEVFSGEVEI
- a CDS encoding adenylate/guanylate cyclase domain-containing protein; translation: MLPKQRIQFFAFLCIYLIVPFSACLFTLIFANYTSSAFLPERFLVLFDATRATNDTTLFALTWAPFPIITLILFFYSLPVSNYLFKKEKCNFLSEEKARHRIVHSPIIISLFGFIGWELSTFLSVIRIDTLFPAAPPQSLLTVTILFAFWGLFAFTFSYSTTNYLNKILIIPFVFPNGGLGKYAKGKQFSIVTKQIIFWTASTLFPIILLIFGLLQRTNKNIFHLHQLVYTDVLFEMIAIMLFFSFVFSVTFAISLQHPLNQIEDATELIKEQKFDTRVFIYSSDEMGLLGDAVNEMAEGLAERERIKDTFGRIVDPRVRDYLLSNEHSLGGKVVEATILFSDLRDFTKLSEKRTPEEVLYILNRYFQEMSNAIEIHGGFINKFIGDAILAVFGTPMPMPDHPNRAFQTALEMQKNLDILNSQFLKEGLAELKMGIGIHTGSLLVGNIGSTNRMEFTVIGDTVNTASRVEGLCKGLQKNLLITENTANLLPNSIQSKLQSEGEFELKGRESKEKIYSFPA
- a CDS encoding MFS transporter, which translates into the protein MNQSKLKLPVKMGYGFAETGITAVQLFTQIYLLKYYTEIVGLNSSLAGIALAISVIWDAISDPLMGRISDHTHTRFGRRRPYILIGGVLLSISVLLLFSPPQISSQLGKFSYLLSVYLLVNTAMTIISVPHIALGGELSFERNERTSVFGWRLFFSNIGMLIGMIVPAAILQSLGDETMKENIITSRTVAGEIVSIVILASSVITFWVTKGKDNIRTDREKQLPFFASFGSVLKNRMFLILLFAFVIATIGRTFNSAIALYYYEYRLGLKESQVVINILLPFFLVLMLSIGFWVWISKRIGKKIPAFSGIFGLGLLTVIVYPLFPYGELRPPLIAAFFGGIFAGSILIMDSILTDVVDYDEYKTGEKREGLYFGIWKMGVKFSQAFGIAITGFLLDIIGFQNGLTTQSPEVGFRLAMIFGPGVGFFFILGSIIFLFFPLTDAKHIQVQRILTKRALKK
- a CDS encoding SpoIIE family protein phosphatase, producing MNRKKIFWDLTLKLEAFTHTVPVPFAVYYAIITQKMEPDHWKIFIALCLVFAIGIGLLGTFIRHLLLKFLFAKIERLRLQTDGSNPLSHEEKEYAKSVKILLFRYPLIEAIIIVLRWLSGVIPISLLFFYLVEYTPSVARSAFFTFVMIAPISFVTYYFITENSIRNLFDLPQFQSVELQEKDIPKFNYFTRILVAFFSLAALPFVIFSYILYSLATGEFAVADPMIPIVTVSFIFVIPLIVCSYVVAKSVKEGLNETSRSLGELAKGNFDVIVTAKSSDDFAKQALYLNSVIGTLKDMYAEIRNLNEGLEEKVNLRTDELNQSLIDISQLKIQQDGDYFLIYQLLNPFAIKDVNSTNFVVDHFLRQKKAFEFKNQKFEIGGDINISHTIHLQDRKFLLFVNADAMGKSMQGAGGALVFGSVFQSVVQRTKADPGFKNLSPETWLISTLMDLQLIFETFDGTMLVSLILGLIEEDTGKLYFLNAEHPMIVLYRNGKSNFLYPMISYRKLGTLGAIPIQEVNEFQLQPNDILFIGSDGKDDLLSKNREGEWEVLSEDEIFLEVVEKTKGHLESIIQEVDSLGQVIDDFSLIRIAYQKM
- a CDS encoding class I SAM-dependent methyltransferase translates to MKSCILCQSTESKSVFNENGIPILECQNCGHVYSSYEQEEHYEGYWDGAEQTYDLEWWDNAHRAVYADFIKTYLKEPKGNLLDVGCGLGFFVKAVLTQKPGWTAVGYEISKQAVKFANEQNGMKTVYAGLVQDSKLPKESFDIITLWDVIEHIPKPHSLLTYLHGLLKPGGVLFLQTPNFPIQLAKANLKVKLKGMKEDVHYLEAKDHVNNYKMATLAELGKQCGFTKPEYKVLMPILSVSGSKSKLAVYVKLAYYYFTKLVFTLSFKTINWNNTLFLTLKKP
- a CDS encoding lysophospholipid acyltransferase family protein, with amino-acid sequence MENTVDQAKKNVENIKKFVTPFFNLAVNTTVYGYHNIVPTGKLILTCNHRSDMDPFVIGSVFPRFISWIAAEYTTRIPLFKDFVEKTGTIPMAIDGNISMASIKKVQQVFKNGDVLGIFPEGHDYMVQNDFSAPLANFHSGFAAFSLRNKVDILPSVIIPEEETITDYPIPPLVRAFMGMPKEVCDIKRRVVYKKINVVFGEVIKYENYAHLPLDKGMVAVSEETKRRMGELQKVDYLKK
- a CDS encoding DUF4468 domain-containing protein, with protein sequence MMQKRVLLLLFFYLLFQNSMCLKLWIVSSKMRTTEDARDNKSYQKTRSFLKAKQWLEYKLMPELSKIEYENQETGELRGTGLIKCYVPYGIGEVDANEHEFEYIVKVRDGHAEMQINKIFSFIRDPNDIILNYGPKNEKVAKVTIRSCFRPLLDDFFEFIK